In Chrysemys picta bellii isolate R12L10 chromosome 3, ASM1138683v2, whole genome shotgun sequence, a single genomic region encodes these proteins:
- the NEIL2 gene encoding endonuclease 8-like 2, protein MPEGPSVKRFQLLTAPFVGQVVAKVGGSSRQRNLKDLKAMRLQDSQASGKNLFLAFGAALEAWTMGGSPSPGPVVEEPTIQGEADRGACSLTLAQEGQEDEVSQLSPKEHSVQRKQETECSVPDAADAAGGIWKWLRFHFGLFGSIRANEFSRANKANKRGDWKDPVPRLVLNFDSGGFLVFYNCRIHWCTSPAVEPASDILSPKFHRGQALAALRQPTSICYTLLDQRYFSGLGNIIKNEILYLARIHPLSQGSLLALSDLESLLDHAVQFSTDWLHKKLAGKGLHYQIYLKEKCPLGHEVMQGTFGPRDGFKRLSWWCPQCQPLVAPEGNDPKSLKR, encoded by the exons ATGCCAGAAGGCCCGTCTGTGAAGAGGTTCCAGTTGCTGACTGCTCCTTTTGTGGGGCAGGTAGTGGCCAAggtgggaggaagcagcaggcagAGAAACCTGAAGGATCTGAAAGCAATGAGGCTCCAGGACTCTCAG GCCTCTGGAAAGAATTTATTCCTGGCATTCGGTGCCGCTCTGGAAGCATGGACCATGGGTGGAAGCCCATCTCCAGGTCCTGTGGTAGAAGAGCCAACCATCCAAGGAGAGGCTGACCGCGGGGCATGCTCCCTTAcccttgctcaggaaggacaggaggaTGAGGTCTCTCAGCTAAGCCCCAAAGAACACAGTGTGCAGAGAAAGCAGGAAACAGAATGCTCAGTGCCTGATGCCGCAGATGCAGCAGGGGGCATTTGGAAATGGCTGCGCTTCCATTTTGGTTTGTTTGGCAGCATCCGGGCTAACGAGTTCTCGAGAGCTAATAAGGCGAACAAAAGAGGGGACTGGAAGGATCCCGTGCCCAG GTTGGTTCTGAACTTCGACAGCGGGGGCTTCCTCGTCTTTTACAACTGCCGGATCCACTGGTGCACCTCTCCCGCTGTGGAACCTGCTTCTGACATCCTGTCTCCCAAGTTCCATCGGGGGCAGGCCTTGGCAGCCCTTCGCCAGCCGACGTCCATCTGCTACACTCTTCTGGACCAGAGATATTTCTCCGGTCTGG GGAACATCATTAAGAACGAGATCTTATATTTGGCAAGGATCCACCCATTATCGCAAGGCTCGCTCTTGGCTCTCTCAGATCTCGAATCCTTGCTGGATCATGCCGTTCAGTTCAGCACAGACTGGCTGCATAAGAAGCTGGCTGGAAAAGGATTACACTATCAGATCTACCTGAAAGAAAAATGTCCTCTTGGGCACGAGGTGATGCAGGGAACTTTTGGACCCCGAGATGGGTTTAAGAGGCTTAGCTGGTGGTGTCCTCAGTGCCAGCCTCTAGTAGCTCCTGAAGGGAATGACCCTAAATCGCTTAAACGCTGA